The following nucleotide sequence is from Lysobacterales bacterium.
GCTTCACCCGATCGTCACACGCACTGCAGCAAAGGCATGACCTAGATCAATCGTCCACGGAATCACGGTGCGGATGCGGCGCGAAGGCCTTGCCGAAATCGTGCTGACGACATCGGCAAGGCCGGATAGGATTTCGTGCTTTCTGCCCTGATGGGAGCGCCGACATGGATCGACCGGAACACCGCCTCGTCACCGTGCGCCGGATGGCGCTCGCCTGCGTCGTACTCATCCTCTGCGTGATCAGCCTCAGCGCTTTCATGCGATTGAGCAATGCCGGGCTTGGCTGCAGCGACTGGCCCGGTTGCTATGGCGCGCAACTGCGGACCGCGACCGCCGCACTGCCCTCGGCCTCCGAACTCGGGATCGCACTGGCGCGCATGCTGCATCGCCTGTCGGCGGTGATCGTGCTGGTACTCGCCCTGACCATGGTCGCGGCAAGCGTGATGTCACGACCGAGGCTGCGACGCGAGGGCGCACTCGCGATCGGATTGGTCCTTCTCGCCCTCGGTCTCGCAGTGCTGGGGCGATTCACACCGGGTGCCAGGCTGCCGATCATCGCGATCGGCAACGTGCTGGGCGGTTTCTCGATGCTGGCCCTCGGTTTCGTACTCTGGCGCGGTGCCACGACCTCCGCCCGCTGGTCGCGATCGGCCATCGTGCTGCTCCTGCTGCTCGTCTTTCAGATTGCTTCCGGCGTGCTTGTCAGTGCCAGTTATTCGGGACTGAGTTGCACCGGTTTTCCCGATTGCGGTCACGCCGTCGACCTGTCCTGGTCCTTGCTGGACCCGAGCCGCGTACCGCAGTTCGACGCCACCCTGCCGATTCATTCGCAAGGTGCATTTGCGCACATGCTGCATCGCGGACTGGCCGTGCTGGTGGCCCTCGCTGCACTGGCCACCAGCATTTCGTCCTTGCATCGCGGCCATCGCACCTCCGCGTGGATGCTCGCAAGCCTGTTGTTGCTGCAGCTTGCGCTGGGCCTGATTCTGGTTTTCGCGTCCCTGCCCTTCGCGGCGGCGCTGCTGCACAACCTCGTCGCTGCGCTGATGCTGCTCGCGGCGGTTGCCTGCCTGCGCGCTTGAAGCAATCATTCCGGCGATGATCAGCCATCGCCACCGTTGCATCTTCGTGCACCAGCGCAAATGCGCCGGCACGTCGATCATTCGCGCCTTCGGGCTGACACCGGAGGATGCCGACTGGCATGTCGCCAACGATGGCGTGCTCAGCCCGGGATTCGCGGAACTGCCGGCCGACTACTTCCGCTTCTCGATCGTGCGCAATCCGTGGGATCGCTTCGTGTCAGGCTGGAAATACTGTGCGAGCACACGCGAACGCAGCTTGCGCGACGTACTTGAACATCCGCCGACCGAAGGCCACGACTATCGGCATGTCACGCGGCCGCAGAGCGCGATCCTGTTTGATGGATCTGGCCGCCTATGCGTCGATGTGGTGCTGCGCTTCGAGCAGATCCAGGCGGACTTCGATCGAATCTGCCGCCGCGTCGGTCTGGCACCGCGGCTCCTGCCAAAAGCCAACACCGGGCAACGTCACCACTATCGCGACTACTTCGACCCCGGCACGCGCGAGCTGCTGGCCCAGCGCTTCGCCGAGGACATCGAACGCTTCGGCTACGGCTATTAGAGATTCAGAACGCGTCGATATCGCCGAGGGCCCGAATCAGGCGCCGCGCCTTCTTGTTCGGCCGCGTGTCCGGCGCCTGATAACCGGCCCGTTCGTCGCGGCGTCGCACGGCTTCCGCGACACGGCGCGTCTTGCCTGCCTCGGTCTCTGCATACAAGGCCAGCGCCGCGCTCGCCGGTCCGCGTACTTCGCTGAGTCCAAGCACGCACAGTTCGAAGCGTTCCTCGCCGCGCTGCACGAGCAGTACGTCATCGAGATGCACCAGCTTCGAGGCCTTGGTGGCCGTGGCACCGCCGATGGCGATCTTGCCGCCTTCGATCGCCTGTTTCGCGAGGCTGCGCGTCTTGAAGAAGCGCGCCGCCCAGAGCCACACGTCGAGGCGGGTGCCAGCAAGCGAATCGATGTCAGGGTTCGAATTCTTCATGATCGGAGGCAGGTTCTTGCATTCGTGCGCGCACTCAACCGTACTTGACCCAGAGGACGACGATGAACGCGACGATCAGCACCACGGTGATCGCCACAGCGATTGCCGGGCCGCGATCGCCCGCCTGCAGTTGCGGTGGTTGTGCGGGCACCCGCGCGCCGGCGCTGAGCATGGCTTGGTACATCGCCTCGTTCGCAGCGAACACGCGACTGGCGCCGAGATAGCCGATCCAGGCGAACGCGGGCACCGCCAGCACGAGCACCGCGGCGCCTTGCTGAAACAGCGCGAGGACGGAGGCGACACTGCCGTTGTCGGCACGGAATCCGCTGCCCAACATCAGCGCGAACACGACACCGCCCACAGCACCGATCAACGCACCGCGCAGCGCGATCGCGGCCGCACCGGGCATGCGCCGGCGCGACCACTGCCACAGGAACAGATCGCGCTGGCGTTCGTTCACGGCCTCAGGCCTGTTTGCCGCGCAGCTTCTGTACGCCCGCGACGCCAGCCAGCACGATGGCGCCGGTGACCACACCGACGACGAGGTCGAACAGCATGCCGAGCAAGGTGCCGAGCGCCTTCGCATGCAGGGATTCAGCGAAGTGATGCAGGATCGCCACACCTTCGACCAGGATGTGGCCACCCACCAGGAACATCGCTGCAGTGCCAGCCACCGACAGGAACTTCATCAGCTTCGGCGCGCCCCACAGCAGGAATCGGCCGAAGCCGCGCTTGATCGTCGCGAACAGCGACGTTGCGACATCCCGCACGCACCAGAGTCCGAGGTCGTCGAGCTTGACGATGGCGCCGACCAATCCGTACACGCCAATCGTCATGATGATGGCGACGCCGACCAGCACGCCGACCTGGACCGCGAACGCCTTCGCAGCCACCGCGCCGAGCGAAATCACGATGATCTCGGCGGACAGGATGAAGTCGGTGCGTACGGCGCCTTTGATCTTGTCCTTCTCCCACCGCACCATGTCGACCGCTTCGTTGTTCACGGCCTTCAACAGATCGGCGTGATGCTGCTCGTCCTCCTTCTTGCTGTGGAAGAACTTGTGGAACAGCTTCTCGACGCCTTCGAAACACAGGAAGGCGCCGCCGATCATCAGCAGCGGCTTGATCGCCCAAGGCGCCAGTGCGCTGATGACCAAGGCCGCCGGCACCAGGATCATCTTGTTGACGGCCGAACCCTTCGCGACCGCCCAGACCACCGGCAACTCGCGATCGGCATTCACACCCGTCACTTGCTGCGCATTCAACGCAAGGTCGTCGCCGAGCACGCCCGCGGTCTTCTGCGTCGCCACCTTCGTCATCACCGCGACGTCGTCGAGCAGGGTCGCGATGTCGTCAAGCAGGGCGAAGAAACTGGAACTGGGCATGGGCGACTACCAAATCGGATGAAGCGCGGATTCTCGCATCGTGCAATGCGAAGCCCAAGCCTTCGTAGCGCCGGGACTCACTGCATCGATGGGCTACGGTGATTCGGTCGGCACTTCGAATGTGCTGTTGTCGGGCGCTTGCACGCCGACCCGCGCGAACCAGTCCGGCCCGAGTTCGGAGCGCGGCAGGTCATCGCAGCGCAGATGGGCAACGGCTTGGCCGCGTCGTTCGACCACGACGCCGGAGCGTTCGACGGTTTCTCCGCCTGCGCCCCAGCGACCGATGCCGGTGTAAACCACGTAGGCATGGTCACCGCGTCGGAATCGCAGCCAGCTCGATCCGCCGCCCGCGTAGGTTTCGACCCGCCCTTCGGCAGCATGCGCGGCCGCTGTCGGCCCCGCCGGCCACACCAGCTCGGGCGCCTGACCGGATCGCCCGAAACGGTATTGAAGCCAGTCCCCGGCTTCCGCCGCGACGAAACAGACGGCCACCTGCTTGGTGCCGACCCGACAGGAGAACGCCGTGTGCTCGCCTTCAGCACAGGCCGGACTTGCCGGCACCGCCATCATCCGGTCGATCAGATTCACGGTGTCGCTGCGCCCGCAATCCACGTCGCCCTCGCAATCCGCCGCGAGCACCTGCGCCTCGGTCCAAGCGAACCGGACCGGCTGGCCGACCAGCCCGGCCTGTTCGCAGATCGGGAAGTCGGCCATCAGATTCTGCGTCTCGCCAGAAACCTCGATCTCGGCGTAACAGGCGACGTCTCCCGCCTGCAGATCGATCAATCGGCCTTGGGTTGGCAAGTCTTCGGCACTCGCCGTTGATCCGAACGCCCACAACAGAATCACCATCGCCCGACGACGCATACGTTTCCCCGATGTCGACGATGTCGACCCAGGCACTGAATGCCATCGATGTCGCGCGCCGGTCAAGCCCACCGCGCACGACACGCGGCAGGCGGATTGACGGAATTACCCCGCGATCAACGCATTCATGCGTTTGACGAAGCCGGCCGGGTCATCGAGTGCGGCGCCTTCGAGCAGCTGCGCCTGTTCGAGCAGCAGGGTTGCGATTTCGCGGGCGCGGTCTTCGTCGGCTTCGTTCGAGGCGCGTTGCACCAGCGCGTGGTTGGCATTGATCTCGAGCGTCGGCGCGGCATCGGGCACGTCCTGGCCGGCGGCCTTGAGCATGCGCTTCAGGTGCGGGGCCATGTCGTATTCGTCGACGACCAGGCAGGAGGCCGATTCGGTCAGGCGCTTGCTGGCGCGGACATCCTTCACCTTGGCGCCGAGCAGCGACTTCAGGCGATCGACGACCGGCTTCGCGGCCGTGTCGGCTTCCTTTTCCTTGGCTTCATCGACGGCGCCGAGCTTCGCGAGATCGAGTTCGCCCTTGGCGACGTTGCGCAGCTTCTTGCCGGCGTACTCGTGCAAGTAACCCATCATCCATTCGTCGATGCGTTCGCCCATCAGCAACACTTCGACGTCGCGCGCCTTCAGCGCCTCGATCTGCGGACTGCCGCTGGCGGCGGCGAAACTGTCGGCGGTGACGTAGTAGATCGTGTCCTGGCCGTCCTTCATGCGACCGATGTAGTCGTCGAGCGACACCTTGGCGGCGCTGCCCTCGCCCTTGGTCGAGGCGAAGCGCAGCAGCTTCGCGATGCGTTCGCGATTGCCATGGTCTTCGGCCGCGCCCTCTTTCAGCACCGCACCGAAGTTCGACCAGAACGTCGCGTACTTCTCCGGCTGGTCGGCCGCGAGCGCATCCAGCAGATCGAGCGTGCGCTTGGTCAGGCCCGAGCGGATCTGCGCGACCAGCTTGTTCTCCTGCAGGATTTCGCGCGACACGTTCAACGGCAAGTCGTCGGAATCGATGACGCCGCGCACGAAACGCAGGTAGGCCGGCAGCAGGTGTTCGCTCGCGTCCATGATGAAGACGCGGCGAATGTAGAGCTTGAGGCCCTTGCGTTCGTCGCGGCCGGAAAACATCAGGTCATACGGCGCCTGGGTCGGCAGGTACAGCAGGCTGGTGTAGCTCTGGTTGCCCTCGACGCGATTGTGGGTCCAGGCCAGCGGTTCGTCGTAGGCATGCGCGGCGTGCTTGTAGAACGCAGTGTAGTCCGCATCCGCCAGTTCATTCTTCGGACGCGCCCACAAGGCCGAGGCATGATTGATCGTCTCGATCTCGGGTTCCGCTTTCTCGCCTTCCTCGCCGAACTTCTCCTTCAGCATGCGGATCGGGAAGGCGATGTGGTCGGAATATTTGCCGACCAGCGAACGCAGCTTCCAGGCATCGAGGAATTCGTCTTCGTCCGGCTTCAGGTGCAGGGTGATGGTGGTGCCGCGACGCGCGTCGGTCACGGTATCGAGTGCATACTCGCTGGTGCCGTTCGAGGTCCAGCGCACGGCCTGTTCGGCCGCCAAGTCTGCGCGGCGCGTGACCAGGGTGACCGAATCGGCGACGACGAAGGTCGAGTAGAAACCGACGCCGAACTGCCCGATCAACTGCGTGTCCTTGCGGGCGTCGCCGGTCAGCGCATCGAGGAAGCGGCGCGTGCCCGAGCGCGCGATGGTGCCGATGTTCTCGATCACTTCCTCGCGGCTCATGCCGATGCCGTTGTCGCGCAGGGTCAGCGTGCGTGCGGTCTTGTCGAACGCGATCTCGACGTGCAGGTCGGCGTCGCCGGCAGTCAGCTCGGGCTTGGCGATGGCCTCGAAACGCAGCTTGTCGAGTGCGTCAGAAGCGTTCGAGACGAGTTCGCGCAGGAAGATTTCCTTGTGCGAATACAGCGAATGCGTGACGAGCTTGAGGACCTGCTCGACTTCGGCTTCGAAGCGACGAGTTTCGGTGGCGGGGGCAGTCGTGGTGGTCATGGCGAATACGTCCGTGCAACGGGGAGACTGCCCGGCGATGGGGGCGTCAGATCACCGTTTCAAGGCGGGACGAGGGACGCGAATCATCCGCCCGCCCCCTACATCGTATGCGTCGGACGCTCGGCGTTGAGGGTGGCGGCGAGGATGGCCTCGATCTTGGACTTCGCGGCTTCGCCATCGGCCGTGTCGTTGAACTGCACGCCGATGCCGGCGGTGCGGTTGCCCTGGGCCCCCGGCGGCGTGATCCAGACGACCTTGCCGGCGACCGGCAGTCGGTCCTTGTCGTCCATCAGCGACAGCAGGATGAAGACTTCGTCGCCGAGGTTGTAGCGCTTGGTCGTCGGCACGAACAGGCCGCCCCCCTTCACGAAGGACATGTAGGCGTTGTACAGCGCGCCCTTGTCCTTGATCGCGAGCGACAGGATCCCCTGTCGCGGCACGCCACCCGTTGCACCCGGTACTGCACCCATCTTCGGCTCCTCAGGCGGCATCCGCATTCATTGCGGCGCGCCATTCGTCCAGCAATTCGATGATCGCGAGGTCCTTGCGCAACGGCGTCGGCAGACGCGCCCGCGCGAGGTTCAGACGATCCCACCACGCCTGCAGCTTGCGGAAATCGGCTTGCGCGGTCAAGCGCGCCATCGCCGCGATGCGCGGCAGGGTCTGCGTCTGCGGCGAGACACGCATCGCCAGCAGGACGAGGCGCGCCAGCAGCGCGAACAGGATGTCGCCATCCTGCTCGCCCCAGCGCGCGGCGATCGCCACCAGTGGCTTGCCCCGCGCGGCATCGCCCATGTCGCTGATCAAGGCATCGATCATGCGCCCGGCATCGGCGTCCAGCAGGGCTTTGGCCGCACCGGGATTGCCATCGGCGAACAGCAGGGCTTCGTCGGCCACGGCTTGCCCGATGCCTTGCGCCGTCAACCAGGCGCTTGCGGAGACAAGATCGGGCGGACGCAATTCGATGCGCTGGCAGCGACTGCGGATCGTCGCCGGCAAACGCGACGGTTCGTCGGCGACCAGGATCAGGGCCGTATTCGCCGACGGCTCCTCGAGCGTCTTCAACAGCGCATTCGCCGCCGCGACATTCATGCGATCGGCAGGATCGACCGAGACCACCTGCCAACCACCGAAGGAGGGTCGCGACGCGAAGCGCGCACCGAGCGCACGAATCTGGTCGATGGTGATCTCGGTGCGCAACTTGCCGTCGTCGCGGGGTTCCAGCGTCACCGTCACCCGGTCCGGGTGCGAACCTGCGGCCCGCAACACGCAGCCGCGGCACAGGCCGCAGGCGTGGCCGTCGGCCCGCGGTGTCGAACACAGCAGGCGCGCGACCAGAGCCGCGACCAGCTCGCGCTTGCCGAGTCCGGACGGACCGGTCAGCAACAGTGCATGCGGAAATCGCTGCGCATCGATGCGTGCGCAAAGCCCGTCCCAGACCGGTTGCAGCCAGGGCTTCATGGGCATGACGTTTCGATCCAGTGCAGCAACTCGGCCTTCACCGCCGCCGCCACATCAGCTTGCGATTGGCCGGCGTCGATCACCCGGAAGCGCGACGGATCCTGCGCAACCCGAGCGTGATATCCCGCGTGCACGCGTTCGTGGAATTCAGCCTGCTCGCACTCCATGCGATCGCGCTCGCCGCGCGAAAACGCGCGTGCAAGGCCTTGTTCGACCGCCACGTCGAGCAGGAACGTCAGGTCCGGCGTCGCCGGCGCAGCCCAGGCCTCGAGCGTGGCGATGCGGTCGATCGGCTGCCCGCGCCCTCCGCCCTGATAGGCAAAACTCGCATCGGTATACCGGTCCGACACCACCCAGCGCCCGGCTTCCAGGGCCGGCAAGACACGTTCGCGCACATGCTGCGCACGCGCCGCGAACACCAGCAGCAGCTCGGTTTCCGGGCGCATCACGCCCGTCCAATGCGGATCCAGTGCCAAGCCGCGGATCGCCTCCGCCAACGGCGTACCGCCGGGTTCGCGCGTCAATTCGTGGACGATGCCACGCTCGGCCAGCGCCGCGGCAATCACGGCCATGACCGTGCTCTTGCCGGCGCCTTCGCCGCCTTCGAGGGTGATGAAGCGACCCGCAGTGCTGCCGATCATCGCAACTGGTACTCGCGCACGGCACGATTGTGCTCGGCCAGTGTGGCCGAAAACGCATGTTCACCATTGCCCTTGGCAACGAAATAGAGCGCGTCACCTTCGGCCGGTTTCGCGACGGCGAGCAAGGCGGCATCACCGGGCAATGCGATCGGCGTCGGCGGCAAACCGAAGCGGGTATAGGTGTTGTAGGGCGTGTCGGTTTCGAGATGCTTGCGCGTCAGGTTGCCGTTGAAACTGTCGCCGATGCCATAGATCACGGTCGGGTCGGTCTGCAGCATCATCGGCAGCTTCAGGCGCCGCACGAACACGCCGGCGATGCGAGGTCGCTCGGCGGCCTGGCCGGTTTCCTTTTCGACGATCGACGCCAGGATCAGCATCTCGTCGGCCGATCCCAGCGGCAATTGCGGATCGCGTTCGGCCCAACGCTTCGCCAGTTGCGTCTGCATCGCACGGTAGGCCCGCTTCAACACGTCGATGTCTTTCTGGCCGCGCACGAAGGAATAGGTTTCGGGAAGGAAACGACCTTCCGGATGCACGCCTTCGGCGCCGATGCGCGCCATCACGTCGGCATCGGCGAGCCCGCCGAGCGTCTGCTCGAGCCTCGGTTCCTTCGCAAGGGCCACACGCAGTTCCTTGAAGCGCCAGCCTTCGATGACGGTGAACTGGTGATGGATGACGTCGCCGTCGGCCATGCGCCGCAGCAGCCGGCGCGGCGACATGTTCTGCGTCAACGCGTACTCGCCGGCGTGCAGGCCATCCAGCACGCCCATTTCGTGTGCGAGCAGGCGCCAGTACCACCATGGTGCATCGTTCCCCGTCGCAGCCTTGATCTTGCGCACGATGCTGCGAAACGACGTACCGAGATTCACGTCCAGTACCAGCTCGTGGACGCCGAGCGCCATCGGCGTGTCGGCGAAGCGGCGATAGTCGCGGTAAAGGTAGACACCGGCCACGATCGCAGCCAGCAACAGCAGCAGGAACAGTCGCTTGATCACGCGCATCTCAGGCGTCCGGGAGTCCGAGTTCGGGATGGAAAGCATGCATCAACGCGACCACGCCTTCGCGCCGCAGATAACGGCGGTCGCCGAGACAGCGTACCGGCATGATGCCGCGCACGGCATTGCACAGGATCAACGCGTCGGCATGATTCAGGGCATCGCGATGCATGGCTTGCACCCTAGCCGAAAATCCCGGCGGCGGCGATTGCAGCAGCATCGATCGCATCACCCCGCTGATCACGCCGCGCCCGGACGGCGGCGTCACCCACGTCGAGCCGAACAAGGCGAACACGTTGGCCGACTGGCCACCGAGCAGGAAGCCGTCGCGATCAAAAGCCAGAAGATCGCGACCGGACACCGCAGGCGCAATCAGCACCTGGTCGAGCCGCGACAGCGACTTGATGCCTGCATCGTGCGTCGACGGAAATTCGACGCGCCGCGCCTCCAGCTGAAGACCTTCGCGATACACCGATGGATCGATCGCCGGCAGGCCGTGAACGAACAGATAGACGTCGCTGACGCTCGGCCAGGCACGTACATAGCCGCGCGCGCCGGCCCGAGGCACCAGTGCAAGTTTGAACACGCTCGCCGCATGGGTCACGCATTCGCGCGCCAGCAAGGCCTCGAGATCCGACCATTCCGGTTCCGACAAATGCAGCGCGCCACACGCATCGCGCAAGCGCTGTCGATGTGCCGGCCAGAACACGACACGGCCGGCGTGCACGCGCATCGTCGTGAAGGCACCGTCGCCATAGTGCGCCGCCCGCGAATCCAGCGACAGTGCATCGATCGGCTCGCCATTGCAGAAGACCGCGATCATCCGGCCTCCTGCACCAGCGCGCGCACCAGACCGCGCGCCTTGGCACGGGTCTCGTCGAGTTCGCGCGCAGCGACCGAGTCGGCGACGATGCCGGCACCGGCGCGGAACTCGATGCTCTCGGGCGTGATGGTCAGGCTGCGTATCAGGATGTTCAGGTCCATGCCGCCATCGACACCGAGGTAGCCGAGCGCGCCGGTATAGAAGCCGCGGCCCTCGCCCTCCAGTTCGGCGATGATTTCCATGCAGCGCACCTTCGGACAGCCGGTGATGGTGCCGCCCGGGAACACGGCGCGAATCGCATCGACCGGACCCAGTTCCGGCCGCAGCCGCGCACGCACGTTCGAGACGATGTGGTGCACGTGCGCATAACTCTCGACCGTCATCAACTCATCGACGACGACCGAGCCGGGCACTGCCACGCGCCCGAGGTCGTTGCGTTCGAGGTCGATCAGCATGATGTGCTCGGCGCGCTCCTTCGGATGACCAACCAGTTCCTGCACGCGCGCGGCATCATCGTCGCCCGGGAAACGCGGGCGAGTGCCGGCGATCGGTCGCGTCTGCAGCAGGCCATCGCGCGCCGACACCAGCCGCTCCGGCGACGAACTCGCCAACGCCCATCCGTGCCATTGCACGAGACCGGCGAACGGCGCCGGATTATTGGCGCGCAACGACGCGTAGATCTCGGCCACGGACAGATCGGCCGGCCGCGTGGCTCGCCAGGCACGCGAGAGGTTGACCTGGAAGACGTCGCCGGCCTCGATGTAGTCGAGCGCCGCGTGCACGGCCCCGTCATAGCGGTTGGCGTCGTCCTCTTCGATGCGCGTGACGCCGCGGCGCGCTGTGACGGGGGCGACGGCGCGCATCGCATCGGATGCGACCAGATCGAACAGCGCCTCGGCGCCGACTTCGCCGATGACGCAGGCATGGCCGTTGTCGCGATCGCTGACGATGGCGACCGGTGCTCGCCAGGCAACGGCGCGAGGGACCGGCAAGGCCGCCGCCGGCAAGCGCAACCGCGGCTCGATCTCGGCGGCCAGTTCATAGCCGAGCAGCACGGCGAACCCGCCGCGAAACGGCACCGCATCGTTCTCGCGCGGCGTCGCGACCGCGTCATGCCAGGCCGCCAACGCGTCGAGGAAACGCCCGCATTCGGCATACGGGCCGGAGAGCTTTCCCTGCGCATCGGCGACCAGGGTTTCGCCGGTCGTCGCGAACAGCAGGTCGTAGCGCGCGCCACCACCGCCGCTGGCGACGGACTCGAGCAGCACCGGATAACGCAGCGGATCGGCCGCGTGCAGCGCGAGCAGGTCGGGCGCACGCGGCAGCTCGCGGGTCAGGCTCATCGCGCGGCAGATCAGAGCTTGCGCATCACCAGTGACGCATTGGTGCCACCGAAGCCGAAGCCGTTGCTGATCGCGACCGAGATCGATTTCTGGCGCGCGACGTTCGGCACGTAGTCGAGATCGCAGCCTTCCCCCGGATTCTCGAGGTTGATGGTCGGCGGAATCACGCCCGTGTGCAGGGCCATCGCAGTGAAAATCGCCTCGACGCCACCCGCGGCACCGAGCAGATGCCCGGTCATCGATTTGGTCGAGCTCACCATGGTCTTGTAGGCATGTGCGCCCAGCGCACGCTTCACCGCCAGCGTCTCGGCCTGATCGCCCAGCGGAGTCGACGTGCCATGGGCATTCAGGTAATCGATCTGATCGGCATTGACGCCCGCATCCTTGAACGCCGCCGTCATGCAACGTGCCGGACCGTCGCCATTCTCGCTCGGCGCGGTCATGTGATACGCATCCGAACTCGCGCCGAAGCCGGCGAGCTCGCAGTAGATGCGCGCACCGCGGGCCTTCGCCGCTTCGTATTCTTCTAGCACGAGAATGCCGGCGCCGTCGCCGAGCACGAAGCCGTCGCGGTCACGGTCCCAGGGACGCGAGGCGCGTGTCGGGTCGTCGTTGCGCGTCGACATCGCGCGCATCGCGCAGAAGCCGGCGACCGAAGTCGAGGCCGAACCGAATTCGGCGCCCCCCGCAACCATCGCATCGGCATCGCCGTACTGGATCAGACGCATCGCCATGCCGATCGAATGGTTCGCGGTTGCGCAGGCCGACACCGCCGAGAAGTTTGGTCCCTTCAAGCCTTTCAGAATGCAGAGCTGGCCGGACACCATGTTGATGATGGTCGAGGGCACGTAGAACGGCGAGACCTTGCGCGGACCACCCTTGTCGAGCGCCAGCGTGGTCTCTTCGATGCCGCGGATGCCGCCGATGCCGGAACCGATGATGGCGCCAATGCGTTCGGCATTGGCATCACTGATCTCAAGACCCGAATCGGCCAGCGCCATCATCGATGCGGCGAGCCCGTAATGGATGAACGGGTCCATTTTCTTCGCATCCTTGGCGGACACGTAGGCGGTCGGGTCGAAATCGCGCACTTCACCGGCGATGCGCGTGTTGTAAGCACTGCAGTCGAAGCTGGTGATCGGACCGATGCCGGAGCGGCCATTCGAGATGCTGTCCCAGGCCTGCGCAATGGAATTGCCGA
It contains:
- a CDS encoding RNA-binding protein; the protein is MKNSNPDIDSLAGTRLDVWLWAARFFKTRSLAKQAIEGGKIAIGGATATKASKLVHLDDVLLVQRGEERFELCVLGLSEVRGPASAALALYAETEAGKTRRVAEAVRRRDERAGYQAPDTRPNKKARRLIRALGDIDAF
- a CDS encoding COX15/CtaA family protein — its product is MDRPEHRLVTVRRMALACVVLILCVISLSAFMRLSNAGLGCSDWPGCYGAQLRTATAALPSASELGIALARMLHRLSAVIVLVLALTMVAASVMSRPRLRREGALAIGLVLLALGLAVLGRFTPGARLPIIAIGNVLGGFSMLALGFVLWRGATTSARWSRSAIVLLLLLVFQIASGVLVSASYSGLSCTGFPDCGHAVDLSWSLLDPSRVPQFDATLPIHSQGAFAHMLHRGLAVLVALAALATSISSLHRGHRTSAWMLASLLLLQLALGLILVFASLPFAAALLHNLVAALMLLAAVACLRA
- a CDS encoding dTMP kinase, translating into MIGSTAGRFITLEGGEGAGKSTVMAVIAAALAERGIVHELTREPGGTPLAEAIRGLALDPHWTGVMRPETELLLVFAARAQHVRERVLPALEAGRWVVSDRYTDASFAYQGGGRGQPIDRIATLEAWAAPATPDLTFLLDVAVEQGLARAFSRGERDRMECEQAEFHERVHAGYHARVAQDPSRFRVIDAGQSQADVAAAVKAELLHWIETSCP
- a CDS encoding sulfotransferase family 2 domain-containing protein; translation: MISHRHRCIFVHQRKCAGTSIIRAFGLTPEDADWHVANDGVLSPGFAELPADYFRFSIVRNPWDRFVSGWKYCASTRERSLRDVLEHPPTEGHDYRHVTRPQSAILFDGSGRLCVDVVLRFEQIQADFDRICRRVGLAPRLLPKANTGQRHHYRDYFDPGTRELLAQRFAEDIERFGYGY
- the mltG gene encoding endolytic transglycosylase MltG, which codes for MRVIKRLFLLLLLAAIVAGVYLYRDYRRFADTPMALGVHELVLDVNLGTSFRSIVRKIKAATGNDAPWWYWRLLAHEMGVLDGLHAGEYALTQNMSPRRLLRRMADGDVIHHQFTVIEGWRFKELRVALAKEPRLEQTLGGLADADVMARIGAEGVHPEGRFLPETYSFVRGQKDIDVLKRAYRAMQTQLAKRWAERDPQLPLGSADEMLILASIVEKETGQAAERPRIAGVFVRRLKLPMMLQTDPTVIYGIGDSFNGNLTRKHLETDTPYNTYTRFGLPPTPIALPGDAALLAVAKPAEGDALYFVAKGNGEHAFSATLAEHNRAVREYQLR
- the holB gene encoding DNA polymerase III subunit delta', which encodes MPMKPWLQPVWDGLCARIDAQRFPHALLLTGPSGLGKRELVAALVARLLCSTPRADGHACGLCRGCVLRAAGSHPDRVTVTLEPRDDGKLRTEITIDQIRALGARFASRPSFGGWQVVSVDPADRMNVAAANALLKTLEEPSANTALILVADEPSRLPATIRSRCQRIELRPPDLVSASAWLTAQGIGQAVADEALLFADGNPGAAKALLDADAGRMIDALISDMGDAARGKPLVAIAARWGEQDGDILFALLARLVLLAMRVSPQTQTLPRIAAMARLTAQADFRKLQAWWDRLNLARARLPTPLRKDLAIIELLDEWRAAMNADAA
- a CDS encoding DUF808 domain-containing protein, whose product is MPSSSFFALLDDIATLLDDVAVMTKVATQKTAGVLGDDLALNAQQVTGVNADRELPVVWAVAKGSAVNKMILVPAALVISALAPWAIKPLLMIGGAFLCFEGVEKLFHKFFHSKKEDEQHHADLLKAVNNEAVDMVRWEKDKIKGAVRTDFILSAEIIVISLGAVAAKAFAVQVGVLVGVAIIMTIGVYGLVGAIVKLDDLGLWCVRDVATSLFATIKRGFGRFLLWGAPKLMKFLSVAGTAAMFLVGGHILVEGVAILHHFAESLHAKALGTLLGMLFDLVVGVVTGAIVLAGVAGVQKLRGKQA
- the htpG gene encoding molecular chaperone HtpG yields the protein MTTTTAPATETRRFEAEVEQVLKLVTHSLYSHKEIFLRELVSNASDALDKLRFEAIAKPELTAGDADLHVEIAFDKTARTLTLRDNGIGMSREEVIENIGTIARSGTRRFLDALTGDARKDTQLIGQFGVGFYSTFVVADSVTLVTRRADLAAEQAVRWTSNGTSEYALDTVTDARRGTTITLHLKPDEDEFLDAWKLRSLVGKYSDHIAFPIRMLKEKFGEEGEKAEPEIETINHASALWARPKNELADADYTAFYKHAAHAYDEPLAWTHNRVEGNQSYTSLLYLPTQAPYDLMFSGRDERKGLKLYIRRVFIMDASEHLLPAYLRFVRGVIDSDDLPLNVSREILQENKLVAQIRSGLTKRTLDLLDALAADQPEKYATFWSNFGAVLKEGAAEDHGNRERIAKLLRFASTKGEGSAAKVSLDDYIGRMKDGQDTIYYVTADSFAAASGSPQIEALKARDVEVLLMGERIDEWMMGYLHEYAGKKLRNVAKGELDLAKLGAVDEAKEKEADTAAKPVVDRLKSLLGAKVKDVRASKRLTESASCLVVDEYDMAPHLKRMLKAAGQDVPDAAPTLEINANHALVQRASNEADEDRAREIATLLLEQAQLLEGAALDDPAGFVKRMNALIAG
- a CDS encoding PilZ domain-containing protein → MGAVPGATGGVPRQGILSLAIKDKGALYNAYMSFVKGGGLFVPTTKRYNLGDEVFILLSLMDDKDRLPVAGKVVWITPPGAQGNRTAGIGVQFNDTADGEAAKSKIEAILAATLNAERPTHTM